A genomic segment from Daphnia pulex isolate KAP4 chromosome 5, ASM2113471v1 encodes:
- the LOC124194379 gene encoding heparan sulfate 2-O-sulfotransferase hst-2-like, translating to MADNQIESTKLVSKSQSTPVSCFAQHSQRVQMLLCTLFFVSCFAFLFVLESKLAEQQRALEFAYKEFYLRPFHYKLDPFSYVELKNGAPITEPEPPSPHFMFSFEELLLNRFLDYYLWAQGPTDETDVTTDPERLPLTMQAFGSHLRNRLYYQLERDELKINPILLTDPALPTDIRDPEDGIEPNKLLWNVIPYCNDPVLEDALHELGNINGFLFARGNHKNYRFVNRNESRDIASIVGAVPIKLAYLHNHNFINFQRYGLKSPIQISIVCEPIARKLRHFYTERYNYREWAEDFPISRTNWWRVTLEECITKKQRECTYDGLKNIKAKSVLDIGRTWLPRRVEWTIPQFCEYNRCEELGVEKDLGYVKDVVNQEYTVVGTLEKMGETLDLLETTVPQFFKGIKNIYYQKLAESAKNVPGPEIPVISSEMRAEMEKRYAKEIEFYRFVSEKLEQDIKMSKTTAKQ from the exons ATGGCGGATAATCAAATAGAGTCGACTAAGTTAGTCAGCAAgagtcagagcacgccagtgtcATGTTTTGCCCAACACTCGCAGCGCGTGCAGATGCTCCTGTGCACGTTGTTTTTCGTCTCGTGTTTCGCTTTTCTCTTCGTCCTGGAAAGCAAATTGGCCGAACAGCAGCGAGCACTCGAATTTGCTTACAAAGAGTTTTATCTGCGACCGTTCCACTACAAACTCGACCCTTTTTCTTATGTTGAATTAAAGAACGGGGCGCCCATTACGGAGCCTGAACCGCCCAGTCCACATTTCATGTTCTCGTTCGAAGAGTTGCTGCTCAATCGATTCCTCGACTATTATCTGTGGGCTCAAGGGCCCACCGACGAGACCGATGTCACGACCGATCCCGAAAGGTTACCTTTGACAATGCAGGCATTCGGGTCCCACTTGCGCAACAGACTCTATTATCAACTGGAACGAGACGAACTCAAAATCAATCCGATTCTTTTGACCGATCCAGCCCTACCCACTGACA TCAGAGACCCAGAGGACGGTATTGAACCCAATAAACTGCTATGGAACGTGATACCTTATTGTAACGATCCTGTCCTGGAAGATGCCCTTCATGAGTTGGGAAATATCAACGGATTTCTCTTCGCCCGGGGAAACCACAAGAATTACCG GTTTGTCAATCGGAATGAATCACGGGACATTGCTTCCATCGTAGGAGCAGTTCCCATCAAATTGGCCTATTTGCATAATCACAATTTCATCAACTTTCAGAG ATACGGATTGAAGAGCCCCATTCAAATCAGCATCGTTTGCGAACCGATAGCGAGGAAATTACGTCATTTCTACACGGAGCGCTACAATTATAGGGAGTGGGCGGAAGACTTCCCCATTTCACGCACCAACTGGTGGAGAGTG ACTCTTGAGGAATGCATAACCAAAAAGCAACGCGAATGTACCTACGATGGATTGAAAAACATCAAGGCGAAATCTGTTTTAGATATTGGACGTACGTGGCTACCCCGTCGCGTCGAATGGACCATTCCACAATTCTGTGAATACAACAGATGCGA GGAATTGGGAGTCGAAAAAGATCTGGGATACGTCAAAGATGTCGTTAACCAAGAGTATACTGTCGTCGGCACGTTGGAAAAGATGGGCGAGACGCTAGACCTTCTGGAAACTACGGTACCTCAGTTCTTCAAAGGCATCAAGAACATCTACTACCAAAAAC TCGCAGAAAGTGCCAAAAACGTCCCCGGTCCTGAAATTCCCGTCATCAGTTCGGAAATGAGGGCCGAAATGGAAAAGAGATACGCgaaagaaatagaattttaTCGCTTCGTGTCTGAGAAACTGGAGCAGGACATCAAGATGAGCAAAACGACAGcgaaacaataa
- the LOC124194376 gene encoding uncharacterized protein LOC124194376 isoform X1: MSVLEKSITSKIEWHVTNINSKSHEIELEDGFKVCFGVKTVAFQHVIYLVSKSNQPSIFDIAEVLFTTCALPDQRKRMYRVSNEGPNSVYSAELLDLKTPLTFTCWISLKIMETVTDYSHQLADTLLAEQLWISAKNGSLTDVEFQVGQSSKMKTFTAHRSILSARSPVLAGLFEKEEAASSSVVIDDVQPVIFSHFLRFVYTGQLKASAMASLGELQALADRYQIATLQKLCRHPLQEMNASELTSLILSINCTPVSSKIEPHTLFGKVFNNRLAHMSPLLIDSNSNNQTNNVSALDRANYFFGGNPLTPAASTNTSEFTFPKLKDTPSVSFNFNNNRNSSSNGASPVIALQDPSKFNNMGTTPASACSIAKGKYPATSSTPSTSGTSGVPSGSKFSASTGDSLPSKSAPNASNFSFKQPVDVDSVTLKAAVVAAAVSRIRMVFDEILGSEEASHSYYSPSREHMAAPPPSPESNYSMKSMFQMSPPKLVVPNSSSFTTASTGVCFTFPPATQEGRFGKIPMRSPASPLPWQPNTSRGDGCIKIEIPPLDSSAHLLKAASNNISSPTCSPVHRIQQEGTNTHSKSCETRKHLSPNAFGFPILHMPHCLRSEDGLCETSEKVVSTKTL; encoded by the exons atgtcTGTACTGGAGAAGAGCATTACGTCCAAGATTGAATGGCACGTGACGAACATTAACAGTAAATCTCACGAAATTGAATTAGAAGATGGTTTCAAGGTTTGCTTTGGCGTTAAGACTGTCGCTTTTCAACATGTTATTTACCTCGTGTCCAAATCGAATCAACCTTCCATTTTTGACATTGCCGAAGTACTTTTCACTACATGCGCCTTGCCCGATCAGCGGAAGCGAATGTATCGAGTATCAAACGAAGGACCCAATTCCGTCTACTCTGCTGAACTGTTGGATTTGAAGACGCCCCTCACGTTTACTTGCTGGATTTCTCTCAAGATTATGGAGACTGTGACTGATTATTCGCATCAGTTGGCGGATACTCTTCTGGCGGAACAGCTGTGGATTTCGGCGAAAAATGGCAGCCTCACTGATGTCGAGTTTCAAGTCGGACAAtcttcaaaaatgaaaacgttcACTGCCCATCGCTCAATTCTATCAGCGCGTAGTCCAGTGTTGGCCGGtctgtttgaaaaagaagaagctgcaTCCAGTTCCGTCGTAATAGACGACGTTCAACCAGTCATTTTCAGTCATTTTCTGCGTTTCGTCTACACGGGACAGTTGAAGGCTTCAGCTATGGCCAGTCTGGGCGAACTTCAAGCATTGGCAGATCGGTATCAGATTGCAACACTTCAGAAACTTTGCCGCCACCCACTTCAAGAGATGAATGCGTCAGAGCTGACTTCTCTCATCTTGTCCATCAACTGTACTCCTGTTTCGTCGAAAATTGAACCGCACACTCTTTTTGGTAAAGTGTTTAATAATCGGCTGGCACACATGTCTCCTCTTCTCATAGATTCAAACTCTAATAATCag ACTAACAACGTGTCGGCATTGGATCGagccaattatttttttggcggaAATCCACTCACACCTGCGGCCAGTACTAACACTTCCGAGTTCACTTTTCCCAAATTGAAAGACACTCCGTCTGTATCgttcaacttcaacaacaatcGAAATTCTTCCAGCAATGGTGCTTCTCCGGTCATAGCCTTGCAGGATCCCAGCAAGTTCAATAATATGGGAACGACACCTGCATCTGCCTGCTCCATAGCCAAAGGAAAATATCCAGCCACTTCCAGCACTCCGTCGACGTCTGGAACGAGTGGTGTTCCATCTGGATCCAAATTTTCGGCCTCGACTGGAGATTCTTTGCCTAGTAAATCAGCCCCAAATGCATCAAATTTCAGCTTCAAACAACCCGTTGATGTCGACTCTGTTACATTGAA GGCGGCTGTTGTTGCGGCTGCTGTCAGTCGTATCCGGATGGTCTTTGACGAGATTTTGGGAAGCGAGGAAGCGTCACATTCTTATTACAGTCCTTCCAGAGAACACATGGCTGCTCCTCCACCTTCTCCGGAATCAAATTATTCGATGAAGTCAATGTTTCAAATGTCGCCACCGAAGCTCGTCGTGCCCAATTCATCGTCCTTCACCACTGCGTCTACAGGTGTGTGTTTTACTTTCCCTCCCGCCACCCAGGAAGGTCGATTTGGAAAGATTCCAATGCGATCACCTGCAAGTCCACTTCCATGGCAACCCAACACCTCTCGTGGTGATGGATgcatcaaaattgaaattccccCTCTAGATTCATCAGCTCATTTGTTGAAAGCGGCCAGTAATAACATAAGCAGCCCAACCTGTTCTCCGGTACACAGG ATTCAACAGGAAGGGACCAACACACATTCGAAATCCTGTGagacaagaaaacatttatcaCCAA atGCATTCGGATTTCCTATTCTCCACATGCCCCATTGTCTCAGGTCCGAAGACGGTCTCTGTGAAACTTCAGAAAAAGTAGTCAGCACCAAAACTTTATAA
- the LOC124194376 gene encoding uncharacterized protein LOC124194376 isoform X3, which produces MSVLEKSITSKIEWHVTNINSKSHEIELEDGFKVCFGVKTVAFQHVIYLVSKSNQPSIFDIAEVLFTTCALPDQRKRMYRVSNEGPNSVYSAELLDLKTPLTFTCWISLKIMETVTDYSHQLADTLLAEQLWISAKNGSLTDVEFQVGQSSKMKTFTAHRSILSARSPVLAGLFEKEEAASSSVVIDDVQPVIFSHFLRFVYTGQLKASAMASLGELQALADRYQIATLQKLCRHPLQEMNASELTSLILSINCTPVSSKIEPHTLFGKVFNNRLAHMSPLLIDSNSNNQTNNVSALDRANYFFGGNPLTPAASTNTSEFTFPKLKDTPSVSFNFNNNRNSSSNGASPVIALQDPSKFNNMGTTPASACSIAKGKYPATSSTPSTSGTSGVPSGSKFSASTGDSLPSKSAPNASNFSFKQPVDVDSVTLKAAVVAAAVSRIRMVFDEILGSEEASHSYYSPSREHMAAPPPSPESNYSMKSMFQMSPPKLVVPNSSSFTTASTDSSAHLLKAASNNISSPTCSPVHRIQQEGTNTHSKSCETRKHLSPNAFGFPILHMPHCLRSEDGLCETSEKVVSTKTL; this is translated from the exons atgtcTGTACTGGAGAAGAGCATTACGTCCAAGATTGAATGGCACGTGACGAACATTAACAGTAAATCTCACGAAATTGAATTAGAAGATGGTTTCAAGGTTTGCTTTGGCGTTAAGACTGTCGCTTTTCAACATGTTATTTACCTCGTGTCCAAATCGAATCAACCTTCCATTTTTGACATTGCCGAAGTACTTTTCACTACATGCGCCTTGCCCGATCAGCGGAAGCGAATGTATCGAGTATCAAACGAAGGACCCAATTCCGTCTACTCTGCTGAACTGTTGGATTTGAAGACGCCCCTCACGTTTACTTGCTGGATTTCTCTCAAGATTATGGAGACTGTGACTGATTATTCGCATCAGTTGGCGGATACTCTTCTGGCGGAACAGCTGTGGATTTCGGCGAAAAATGGCAGCCTCACTGATGTCGAGTTTCAAGTCGGACAAtcttcaaaaatgaaaacgttcACTGCCCATCGCTCAATTCTATCAGCGCGTAGTCCAGTGTTGGCCGGtctgtttgaaaaagaagaagctgcaTCCAGTTCCGTCGTAATAGACGACGTTCAACCAGTCATTTTCAGTCATTTTCTGCGTTTCGTCTACACGGGACAGTTGAAGGCTTCAGCTATGGCCAGTCTGGGCGAACTTCAAGCATTGGCAGATCGGTATCAGATTGCAACACTTCAGAAACTTTGCCGCCACCCACTTCAAGAGATGAATGCGTCAGAGCTGACTTCTCTCATCTTGTCCATCAACTGTACTCCTGTTTCGTCGAAAATTGAACCGCACACTCTTTTTGGTAAAGTGTTTAATAATCGGCTGGCACACATGTCTCCTCTTCTCATAGATTCAAACTCTAATAATCag ACTAACAACGTGTCGGCATTGGATCGagccaattatttttttggcggaAATCCACTCACACCTGCGGCCAGTACTAACACTTCCGAGTTCACTTTTCCCAAATTGAAAGACACTCCGTCTGTATCgttcaacttcaacaacaatcGAAATTCTTCCAGCAATGGTGCTTCTCCGGTCATAGCCTTGCAGGATCCCAGCAAGTTCAATAATATGGGAACGACACCTGCATCTGCCTGCTCCATAGCCAAAGGAAAATATCCAGCCACTTCCAGCACTCCGTCGACGTCTGGAACGAGTGGTGTTCCATCTGGATCCAAATTTTCGGCCTCGACTGGAGATTCTTTGCCTAGTAAATCAGCCCCAAATGCATCAAATTTCAGCTTCAAACAACCCGTTGATGTCGACTCTGTTACATTGAA GGCGGCTGTTGTTGCGGCTGCTGTCAGTCGTATCCGGATGGTCTTTGACGAGATTTTGGGAAGCGAGGAAGCGTCACATTCTTATTACAGTCCTTCCAGAGAACACATGGCTGCTCCTCCACCTTCTCCGGAATCAAATTATTCGATGAAGTCAATGTTTCAAATGTCGCCACCGAAGCTCGTCGTGCCCAATTCATCGTCCTTCACCACTGCGTCTACAG ATTCATCAGCTCATTTGTTGAAAGCGGCCAGTAATAACATAAGCAGCCCAACCTGTTCTCCGGTACACAGG ATTCAACAGGAAGGGACCAACACACATTCGAAATCCTGTGagacaagaaaacatttatcaCCAA atGCATTCGGATTTCCTATTCTCCACATGCCCCATTGTCTCAGGTCCGAAGACGGTCTCTGTGAAACTTCAGAAAAAGTAGTCAGCACCAAAACTTTATAA
- the LOC124194384 gene encoding uncharacterized protein LOC124194384: MKTFVIVALVVTLVMVGALANPVAPVAADEEADDDGHDLETAESLLEIIEKKIAKLIKKCVKHGGCQSFYSQPYYSHSSDYGYGSSGYGGYGSSHGYEPSYSGYAPSYSGYAPSYVGGY; the protein is encoded by the exons atgaaaacgTTTGTG ATTGTAGCGCTGGTCGTCACCTTGGTGATGGTCGGTGCGCTCGCCAATCCTGTGGCACCTGTGGCTGCCGACGAGGAGGCTGATGATGACGGTCACGATCTTGAAACGGCCGAATCATTGTTggaaattattgaaaagaaaatcgccAAACTCATCAAG AAATGTGTGAAGCATGGAGGCTGCCAATCTTTTTACAGCCAACCTTATTACAGCCACTCATCAGATTATGGTTACGGATCCAGTGGCTACGGCGGCTACGGATCGAGTCATGGCTATGAACCTAGTTATAGTGGTTATGCACCTAGTTACAGTGGTTATGCACCTAGTTACGTAGGTGGCTACTGA
- the LOC124194376 gene encoding uncharacterized protein LOC124194376 isoform X2: MSVLEKSITSKIEWHVTNINSKSHEIELEDGFKVCFGVKTVAFQHVIYLVSKSNQPSIFDIAEVLFTTCALPDQRKRMYRVSNEGPNSVYSAELLDLKTPLTFTCWISLKIMETVTDYSHQLADTLLAEQLWISAKNGSLTDVEFQVGQSSKMKTFTAHRSILSARSPVLAGLFEKEEAASSSVVIDDVQPVIFSHFLRFVYTGQLKASAMASLGELQALADRYQIATLQKLCRHPLQEMNASELTSLILSINCTPVSSKIEPHTLFGKVFNNRLAHMSPLLIDSNSNNQTNNVSALDRANYFFGGNPLTPAASTNTSEFTFPKLKDTPSVSFNFNNNRNSSSNGASPVIALQDPSKFNNMGTTPASACSIAKGKYPATSSTPSTSGTSGVPSGSKFSASTGDSLPSKSAPNASNFSFKQPVDVDSVTLKAAVVAAAVSRIRMVFDEILGSEEASHSYYSPSREHMAAPPPSPESNYSMKSMFQMSPPKLVVPNSSSFTTASTGVCFTFPPATQEGRFGKIPMRSPASPLPWQPNTSRGDGCIKIEIPPLDSSAHLLKAASNNISSPTCSPVHREGTNTHSKSCETRKHLSPNAFGFPILHMPHCLRSEDGLCETSEKVVSTKTL, from the exons atgtcTGTACTGGAGAAGAGCATTACGTCCAAGATTGAATGGCACGTGACGAACATTAACAGTAAATCTCACGAAATTGAATTAGAAGATGGTTTCAAGGTTTGCTTTGGCGTTAAGACTGTCGCTTTTCAACATGTTATTTACCTCGTGTCCAAATCGAATCAACCTTCCATTTTTGACATTGCCGAAGTACTTTTCACTACATGCGCCTTGCCCGATCAGCGGAAGCGAATGTATCGAGTATCAAACGAAGGACCCAATTCCGTCTACTCTGCTGAACTGTTGGATTTGAAGACGCCCCTCACGTTTACTTGCTGGATTTCTCTCAAGATTATGGAGACTGTGACTGATTATTCGCATCAGTTGGCGGATACTCTTCTGGCGGAACAGCTGTGGATTTCGGCGAAAAATGGCAGCCTCACTGATGTCGAGTTTCAAGTCGGACAAtcttcaaaaatgaaaacgttcACTGCCCATCGCTCAATTCTATCAGCGCGTAGTCCAGTGTTGGCCGGtctgtttgaaaaagaagaagctgcaTCCAGTTCCGTCGTAATAGACGACGTTCAACCAGTCATTTTCAGTCATTTTCTGCGTTTCGTCTACACGGGACAGTTGAAGGCTTCAGCTATGGCCAGTCTGGGCGAACTTCAAGCATTGGCAGATCGGTATCAGATTGCAACACTTCAGAAACTTTGCCGCCACCCACTTCAAGAGATGAATGCGTCAGAGCTGACTTCTCTCATCTTGTCCATCAACTGTACTCCTGTTTCGTCGAAAATTGAACCGCACACTCTTTTTGGTAAAGTGTTTAATAATCGGCTGGCACACATGTCTCCTCTTCTCATAGATTCAAACTCTAATAATCag ACTAACAACGTGTCGGCATTGGATCGagccaattatttttttggcggaAATCCACTCACACCTGCGGCCAGTACTAACACTTCCGAGTTCACTTTTCCCAAATTGAAAGACACTCCGTCTGTATCgttcaacttcaacaacaatcGAAATTCTTCCAGCAATGGTGCTTCTCCGGTCATAGCCTTGCAGGATCCCAGCAAGTTCAATAATATGGGAACGACACCTGCATCTGCCTGCTCCATAGCCAAAGGAAAATATCCAGCCACTTCCAGCACTCCGTCGACGTCTGGAACGAGTGGTGTTCCATCTGGATCCAAATTTTCGGCCTCGACTGGAGATTCTTTGCCTAGTAAATCAGCCCCAAATGCATCAAATTTCAGCTTCAAACAACCCGTTGATGTCGACTCTGTTACATTGAA GGCGGCTGTTGTTGCGGCTGCTGTCAGTCGTATCCGGATGGTCTTTGACGAGATTTTGGGAAGCGAGGAAGCGTCACATTCTTATTACAGTCCTTCCAGAGAACACATGGCTGCTCCTCCACCTTCTCCGGAATCAAATTATTCGATGAAGTCAATGTTTCAAATGTCGCCACCGAAGCTCGTCGTGCCCAATTCATCGTCCTTCACCACTGCGTCTACAGGTGTGTGTTTTACTTTCCCTCCCGCCACCCAGGAAGGTCGATTTGGAAAGATTCCAATGCGATCACCTGCAAGTCCACTTCCATGGCAACCCAACACCTCTCGTGGTGATGGATgcatcaaaattgaaattccccCTCTAGATTCATCAGCTCATTTGTTGAAAGCGGCCAGTAATAACATAAGCAGCCCAACCTGTTCTCCGGTACACAGG GAAGGGACCAACACACATTCGAAATCCTGTGagacaagaaaacatttatcaCCAA atGCATTCGGATTTCCTATTCTCCACATGCCCCATTGTCTCAGGTCCGAAGACGGTCTCTGTGAAACTTCAGAAAAAGTAGTCAGCACCAAAACTTTATAA
- the LOC124194376 gene encoding uncharacterized protein LOC124194376 isoform X4: MSVLEKSITSKIEWHVTNINSKSHEIELEDGFKVCFGVKTVAFQHVIYLVSKSNQPSIFDIAEVLFTTCALPDQRKRMYRVSNEGPNSVYSAELLDLKTPLTFTCWISLKIMETVTDYSHQLADTLLAEQLWISAKNGSLTDVEFQVGQSSKMKTFTAHRSILSARSPVLAGLFEKEEAASSSVVIDDVQPVIFSHFLRFVYTGQLKASAMASLGELQALADRYQIATLQKLCRHPLQEMNASELTSLILSINCTPVSSKIEPHTLFGKVFNNRLAHMSPLLIDSNSNNQTNNVSALDRANYFFGGNPLTPAASTNTSEFTFPKLKDTPSVSFNFNNNRNSSSNGASPVIALQDPSKFNNMGTTPASACSIAKGKYPATSSTPSTSGTSGVPSGSKFSASTGDSLPSKSAPNASNFSFKQPVDVDSVTLKAAVVAAAVSRIRMVFDEILGSEEASHSYYSPSREHMAAPPPSPESNYSMKSMFQMSPPKLVVPNSSSFTTASTDSSAHLLKAASNNISSPTCSPVHREGTNTHSKSCETRKHLSPNAFGFPILHMPHCLRSEDGLCETSEKVVSTKTL; the protein is encoded by the exons atgtcTGTACTGGAGAAGAGCATTACGTCCAAGATTGAATGGCACGTGACGAACATTAACAGTAAATCTCACGAAATTGAATTAGAAGATGGTTTCAAGGTTTGCTTTGGCGTTAAGACTGTCGCTTTTCAACATGTTATTTACCTCGTGTCCAAATCGAATCAACCTTCCATTTTTGACATTGCCGAAGTACTTTTCACTACATGCGCCTTGCCCGATCAGCGGAAGCGAATGTATCGAGTATCAAACGAAGGACCCAATTCCGTCTACTCTGCTGAACTGTTGGATTTGAAGACGCCCCTCACGTTTACTTGCTGGATTTCTCTCAAGATTATGGAGACTGTGACTGATTATTCGCATCAGTTGGCGGATACTCTTCTGGCGGAACAGCTGTGGATTTCGGCGAAAAATGGCAGCCTCACTGATGTCGAGTTTCAAGTCGGACAAtcttcaaaaatgaaaacgttcACTGCCCATCGCTCAATTCTATCAGCGCGTAGTCCAGTGTTGGCCGGtctgtttgaaaaagaagaagctgcaTCCAGTTCCGTCGTAATAGACGACGTTCAACCAGTCATTTTCAGTCATTTTCTGCGTTTCGTCTACACGGGACAGTTGAAGGCTTCAGCTATGGCCAGTCTGGGCGAACTTCAAGCATTGGCAGATCGGTATCAGATTGCAACACTTCAGAAACTTTGCCGCCACCCACTTCAAGAGATGAATGCGTCAGAGCTGACTTCTCTCATCTTGTCCATCAACTGTACTCCTGTTTCGTCGAAAATTGAACCGCACACTCTTTTTGGTAAAGTGTTTAATAATCGGCTGGCACACATGTCTCCTCTTCTCATAGATTCAAACTCTAATAATCag ACTAACAACGTGTCGGCATTGGATCGagccaattatttttttggcggaAATCCACTCACACCTGCGGCCAGTACTAACACTTCCGAGTTCACTTTTCCCAAATTGAAAGACACTCCGTCTGTATCgttcaacttcaacaacaatcGAAATTCTTCCAGCAATGGTGCTTCTCCGGTCATAGCCTTGCAGGATCCCAGCAAGTTCAATAATATGGGAACGACACCTGCATCTGCCTGCTCCATAGCCAAAGGAAAATATCCAGCCACTTCCAGCACTCCGTCGACGTCTGGAACGAGTGGTGTTCCATCTGGATCCAAATTTTCGGCCTCGACTGGAGATTCTTTGCCTAGTAAATCAGCCCCAAATGCATCAAATTTCAGCTTCAAACAACCCGTTGATGTCGACTCTGTTACATTGAA GGCGGCTGTTGTTGCGGCTGCTGTCAGTCGTATCCGGATGGTCTTTGACGAGATTTTGGGAAGCGAGGAAGCGTCACATTCTTATTACAGTCCTTCCAGAGAACACATGGCTGCTCCTCCACCTTCTCCGGAATCAAATTATTCGATGAAGTCAATGTTTCAAATGTCGCCACCGAAGCTCGTCGTGCCCAATTCATCGTCCTTCACCACTGCGTCTACAG ATTCATCAGCTCATTTGTTGAAAGCGGCCAGTAATAACATAAGCAGCCCAACCTGTTCTCCGGTACACAGG GAAGGGACCAACACACATTCGAAATCCTGTGagacaagaaaacatttatcaCCAA atGCATTCGGATTTCCTATTCTCCACATGCCCCATTGTCTCAGGTCCGAAGACGGTCTCTGTGAAACTTCAGAAAAAGTAGTCAGCACCAAAACTTTATAA